The Bos mutus isolate GX-2022 chromosome 7, NWIPB_WYAK_1.1, whole genome shotgun sequence genome window below encodes:
- the LOC138988590 gene encoding putative methyl-CpG-binding domain protein 3-like 3, producing the protein MPEELEKKRQEILVKAKQRRRDRCLLPLRLTSCIFRKPVTRITSHPGNVVKRRPCEETLEKPQQAFAFRRLQGLQAYSPEGEPFRTMDSANVSGLIVQRGAGESLGRAGAWSLHTSSEPIIAQSSDGAELNPRLGLFLPHALCRRPVTDADIRRQSRKVKRARERLTMALRADGLAREAKRARSQKKCS; encoded by the coding sequence ATGCCTGAAGAGCTGGAGAAGAAAAGACAGGAGATTTTAGTCAAGGCCAAGCAGAGGCGTCGTGACAGATGTTTACTTCCTCTGAGGCTGACCAGCTGCATTTTCCGGAAGCCAGTCACAAGGATAACCTCTCATCCTGGCAATGTGGTCAAAAGACGTCCATGCGAGGAGACCCTGGAAAAGCCCCAGCAAGCCTTTGCATTCCGGAGACTGCAGGGACTCCAAGCCTACAGCCCTGAAGGAGAACCTTTCAGGACCATGGACAGCGCAAACGTTTCCGGACTCATTGTCCAGCGTGGTGCCGGTGAATCCCTGGGTCGTGCTGGTGCCTGGTCTCTGCACACTAGCTCTGAGCCCATCATTGCCCAGTCTTCAGATGGGGCAGAGCTCAACCCAAGGTTGGGGCTTTTTCTCCCACACGCCCTCTGCAGACGACCAGTAACAGATGCAGATATTCGCCGACAGTCTCGGAAAGTGAAGAGAGCAAGGGAGAGATTGACTATGGCCTTGAGGGCAGACGGGCTTGCCAGGGAGGCAAAGAGAGCCAGGAGCCAGAAAAAATGTTCCTga